Proteins co-encoded in one Arachis hypogaea cultivar Tifrunner chromosome 11, arahy.Tifrunner.gnm2.J5K5, whole genome shotgun sequence genomic window:
- the LOC112724071 gene encoding uncharacterized protein, which translates to MDRRRMTATKPSAMSSPSITATATTTITIGSSDPSSSSSQQEQQQPEVLFLPLSCKKKVTWKEGTEDNEFIQKKSSKKCCIFHKEKSFDEDDSDEDDNPDHSDKHAHDHSDGVVALRVMMKLVQVVKVLIDHSCDR; encoded by the coding sequence ATGGATAGACGACGTATGACTGCCACCAAGCCTTCAGCCATGTCTTCCCCTTCTATCACTGCCACTGCCACCACTACCATAACCATTGGAAGCTCTGATCCATCATCCTCTTCCTCGCAACAAGAACAGCAGCAACCCGAAGTCCTTTTCCTTCCATTAAGTTGCAAGAAGAAGGTCACATGGAAAGAGGGCACGGAAGACAATGAGTTTATACAGAAGAAGAGCTCCAAGAAGTGCTGTATCTTTCACAAAGAGAAGTCATTTGATGAGGATGATAGTGATGAAGATGACAATCCAGATCACTCCGATAAACATGCCCACGATCACAGTGATGGGGTTGTTGCTCTAAGAGTAATGATGAAGCTGGTCCAAGTAGTTAAGGTTCTGATTGATCACAGCTGTGATAGATAA
- the LOC112721844 gene encoding non-specific lipid transfer protein GPI-anchored 14-like: MASTSPMLVLITPIVLMLIHNTVRDTTQEKQKCAEQLTGLATCLTYVGGDAKSPTADCCSGLIEAIKNKKKCVCLIIKDRDDLDLGLKVNLTLALAIPSLCKAPNNLSVSDTSALGS, encoded by the exons ATGGCCTCAACATCACCAATGCTAGTGTTAATAACACCAATAGTGTTGATGCTGATCCACAATACAGTGAGGGATACAACACAAGAGAAACAGAAATGTGCAGAGCAACTAACTGGTCTTGCAACATGTCTTACATACGTTGGTGGTGATGCAAAATCTCCCACAGCAGATTGCTGCAGTGGACTCATAGAAgccataaaaaacaaaaagaagtgtGTTTGTCTTATCATCAAAGATAGAGATGATCTTGACCTTGGCTTGAAGGTTAACCTCACACTTGCTCTAGCCATTCCTTCACTTTGCAAAGCTCCAAATAATCTCTCAGTGTCCGA CACTTCTGCACTTGGATCCTAA
- the LOC112721846 gene encoding uncharacterized protein, translated as MVGTITLLKTSPVRVGDQVDESTAYFHCLFWTFPPCIEKFRHCKPLVSIDDTHLYEKYGDTLLLAIAQDGNLNILPIAFVLVEGENVESWHNGMKAALEAPNSGWLPPRAYRAFCIRHVAANFQLSFKGQDAKRLLVNYAYGKTEAEYDYLFDIMRTKNWHCVIGQTEWNTIG; from the exons ATGGTCGGAACCATTACATTGTTGAAGACTTCTCCTGTTAGAGTTGGTGATCAGGTTGATGAATCTACAGCGTACTTTCATTGTCTTTTTTGGACATTTCCTCCTTGTATTGAGAAATTTCGACATTGTAAGCCATTGGTGAGCATCGATGATACTCacttgtatgaaaaatatggcGATACTTTGCTTCTAGCTATTGCGCAGGATGGAAACTTGAATATCTTGCCCATTGCATTTGTTCTTGTGGAAGGTGAAAATGTGGAGTCATG GCACAATGGCATGAAGGCTGCTCTGGAGGCCCCTAATAGTGGTTGGCTACCTCCTCGTGCTTATCGAGCATTCTGTATTCGTCATGTTGCCGCTAATTTTCAGCTGAGTTTCAAGGGTCAGGACGCAAAAAGGCTTCTTGTGAATTATGCTTATGGGAAGACCGAGGCAGAGTATGACTATTTGTTTGATATTATGAGGACCAAAAATTGGCATTGTGTGATTGGGCAAACAGAATGGAATACAATAGGTTGA